CCTACCGTGTCAACAAGATTTCTTTATAACAGTCCAAAGTAACTTCATACTGGGCaagcatttatattatttattgtataaaagcaaaaacagTTAGTTCAGTGAGTAGTTGTGCAAGGTCTGGGAAATGAATTGTCAAGCTTGTGCCAGAGCAAGTGAAGACAAGAGAAATGTTATCAAACTTTATGCGATAAGTATGCTATATGCTCACTGTACAAACAAGTAGCAAACAGACTTATCAAAACAGTCATTTAAAGGTCTATAACTGTTACCAAACCTGTGACACAAGTGAGTCCTTTGTGTGATTCATAAAAAATACTTCCTAAGAACACAAGAAACTCTTAGTCTTGAATCTGCAAGTCATGTTTTTATTTCAGCATCatgtttaatttgtgtaaaaataGACATGGACATTaaacataataattgttttagattATGGTATACAAATAACAAAGCAAATATAGAGCTTACCATCAAATTTGCCTGGAAACATTGCCATTTTCGTGAAGTCTGACTCATGTATAAGCTGTCGAACTATGCCGCTAGTGTGACTTTCCAGGCCTGGTCCAAACATGGCAAACATTGGTGTCTTCTTTGGGAAAAGGTACCGTAACATGCTTGTTACGTTGCTGAACATGGCATTGTTCTGATGCATAAGCTTCTTTACTCCAGGAGAGCACCTCAGATATCTGTTAAAAAGGCAAAAAGATTCAATAAATTTGATATTGGTGGTTTATTTACCATAAATATGTGGTAAAAAGTTGGAAATGCCTTTACAGTCAAaatgcttattgtcccctacgggTGAAagcggaggggacttatggtattgcgctctgtctgtctgtctgtgtctgtctgtcagtttgtctgtcacacttttatggatcctgcgataactttaaaagttcttaatattttttcatgaaacttaaaatatggatagatggcaatatggagattatgcacgtcattttattttgttcctacgtaattaattttggttgctatggcaacaaatatatatttgttttttaattctgacaaatggtggagtttcaccggtagtggTCCATATTaattggcaatctcttgttgttcTTTTTATTATTAACCTTAGACCTTAATATTTACCAGTATATAATTGCTGCAATGAGAAACCCAGACTTAATGAATAAATGTCATAGTGAATCAGCCTGTGAAGTACACACAAGCTCATTGAGGTATTTTGATGTATTAGTTTTCTCCCTCCCTCCTACAATTAAATAGCCAGTACAGAATGTAAGTTTTAGGTAGTTTTAGCTTACATTTCTTTATTGGACCACTCTGATTCAACTTCTTTGTAGATGGCAGGATTTGTATTGTGACCAATAACATCCCACTGGTGAATGTCCTGAGCTAACAGTCTGGCCCAAAGAAGATTGTCTTCTGTGATGTCATACCAACTGCGACAGACAGTAGAGGCTCTGCATAGTTCTGTGGCAGTTAGGTAGGAAAATATGTGAAGCCTTACATCTACCTGTAAAGAAAATAATAGGCTTATGATAATATGCAAGAGTTTGATATGAATACAATCTGATTTGAAAAGACAATATGATGTCATACAAGATAAAAAAATTAACCTGTCCTGAATGTAAGTTGATTTCATTATAagtttaatatttttatcttCCATTGTATAGCTACTGCATGCCTTAATcatttctttggaaataataAAGAAAGCATGCACCTAATGGGCACAAACATACCAACaatataaacaagggacaaaattgtcacaaaaccaggttttcattgtgaaaaaaaaatctgataaagggagaaaactcaaactgaacttttgaaatgaccaaaaaaaattaaccccctttgtaagtttttttttttttttaatctatttttagtcgtggcgaccttgacattggagatattgacgtgattctttcgtgggacacaccgtcccatgatggtgaacaaatgtgccaaatgattttaaaatctcacaatgaatgacatagttatggccaggacaagctcatttatggccatttttgacctttgaactcaaagtgtgaccttgaccttggagatatcgacgtaattatttcgcgcgacacaccgtccaatgatggtgaacaaatgtgccaaatgattttaaaatctgacaatgaacgacatagttatggcccggacaagcttattccgccagcccgccagcccgcccgccagccagccagccagccagccagcccgcccgcattcgccaatctaataaccagttttttccttcggaaaacctggttaataaaatatattgagcATTGATGATATTATATGATTAGAAGAAACAATCGAACAGttaaattttaaaaccatttacatgtataaaaatacTATACAGTACTGATAGTGATTTAATTGTATAAACACTTACTGGTAAGCACTCAAATCCAGACTGCTGTTGACTCTTGTCTTCTTGGTCTTCTTTTAGTTGCACCTGACAGTGTCGCTGCTTTATCAAGTACTGTTGCAAACCGCCGGAACAGACACTATGTGACCCCATCTCCTCTCCCATGTGTTTTTTATACTTCTTAATCAACAGTCTGAAATACATAGCACTGCTATGGTCAATCAGTGAAACTTCTGTAGCATGTTCGATCTTTGTATGTCTGAACTCGACAATAGACAATGCTTGTGGCTGTGTTGTAAATATTTCTTCCTTATTAATATTACTCAACCCCATTTCAAATCCATTGAATGAATTAGGTATTGACTGAACAGCaatcattttgtttaaaggatcTGTTACTATCATATGTAGAAAGAACAATGACCAATCGTGTGTGCACATACCATTTTATAACATAAACATGGTGACTTTTTTTAACGCGTGTATTCATGAAATGTCGAAACTTCCTACGTGTCCGGAAGATGTGTCATCATtatgtttgtttacattcacGACGTTCTTACTTCCGGTTTTATTTTCGATTCAGAACGAGTCAACTTCCTTTTAGTTGTCGAACTGGCCCAAAATGGTTGGTTTGTAATGTTTATCACTTACATCTGTTTACATCCTTTTATGTAAAGAACAAACATGCAGATTTATACAATAATTAAGTGGACAAAACTTTCAATCACAGTTTAAGTGTCTTCATTAGCCAAAATTATACCACGAATGTGGTTTAATTGCACCGAAAATACAACTACTGTTGTTTTGAATTAAGCATAACATATCTGTGTTCGTTTGTCGGCTTTTAATTGTGACGAGTACTTTTTAACATCATTCTAAATATTTCATGTTTATGTGACATAAGCTGAATCAAATCCTCATTCCGTCACACGTTACTTTGTTCTTTTcatacatcgcgaaaatatgtgacactGTCAACATGTTTGTCGGGTATTAGCTTTATGAAAGAAAATATGCGTGCTTACATCGCAGTGCCCCAGACAATTATTCGCGGAAAAGGgtttttcacccattgattttgaaaaatagggtgatttcattctcgAAATAGggtaaatgagttataaaaacgCTTACctcaaaatcattgctgctttacttcagTTGAAGCTGCACCCTTCTATCTATCcatatatactgccaagcgccctttagagcattataggcagagggttattatcgagtccgtttcctgggaagaaccagtactaggtgtctatggaggagataacgagaacgctccccgagtggggagcgaacccacgaactcccgatcactaggcggacacctcatccactacaccatcgCGAGCCTTGTCAATAGAACAGTTAACTATCATAATAAACTTTAATacactgatgtttcataacatctttaatacttgaaactgtccataatatacacttcaaacttaaaaaaaagatgTTGACCGGCATCTTTGTTTCTGTCAAAAATAtcaactgatattttggcgcaacaatagCGGACATCTTTTGACCACTCTTAGACATGTTTATTTCGCATCATAagagaaactgaaagtacagacgctttacaaatacatgcacaactagaaatggcgcggcagaggccgacgcgtatccccacgccgaatgtttgacctaggtgtgccccagggttggtaatggggccatgcatagctgagattgaccgtattgtcataagagaagttcatcatcaattagaagtgaattggtgtagaaatgaagaagttatagtaaaaggcaattttgggtgggtgtgacatatgtgggcagggcgccccagggttggtaattgtgccatgcatagttgagattgaccgtattgtcataagagaggttcagtatcaatttgaagtgaatcggtgtagaaatgaagaaattatagtaaaaggcaattttgggtgggtgtggtctatgtgggcggggcgccccagggttggtaatggggccatgcatagttgagattgactgtattgtcataagagaagttcaatatcaatttgaagtgaatcggtgtagaaatgaagaaattatagtaaaggcaattttgggtgggtgtggtctatgtgggcggggccccagggttggttatggggccatgcatagttgagattgaccctaatgtcataagagaagttcagtatcaatttgaagtgaatccgtgtagaaatgaaaaaattatagtaaatggaattttttggtgggtgtggcctatgtgggcgggcgccccagggttgggattggggccatgcatagttgagattgaccctaatgtcataacaaaagttcagtatcaatttgaagtgaatccgtgtagaaatgaaaaaattatagtaaatggaaatttttggtgggtgtggcctatgtgggcggggcgccccagggttgggaatggggccatgcatggttgagattgaccgtattgtcataggtgaggtccagtatcaatttgaagtgaatcggtgtagaaataaagaagtaaatgtaaaataacctaaaaaaatgagtgataatttctgacgcggccccaccccaacccctataacttttgacccaggggtcagatcaaaattccaaatagtgcagggtcgcacatatgctcatagctaccatgtgtgtaaatttcaaggttctagtgcttttagtgtaggaggagatagtggccaggacggacggacagacggacggacggcggagatcaccacaatatccccacctttttttcaaaaagcgtggggataatgagcAACAGATTAAAGCCAGATTGAAAAAGCATGTATGTCGACTCGTAAATATTTTGGTCCGaagctttatttaactatgaaatctagccAGCacagcgtttgaataactttgactgttatCCTGCTCtttcatccaggcgcttgctaaATGAAACCGTCGCTGCATtacaataataattccaaagagataGTACcaaaaatgagcaaagcattttcgatttagctattgtatcgtacacatAAATTTGACGCATtggcgtaaaagtcaaattgtttgtgttttcaataagcatgatattgtattcatttgcgtttttaaacattttaattgggtgaaagacgcagatacgcagcttatctggggcactgcatcGCTTGGTAATTTTTACTTTGATGGTTCACGAAAAAACTGAACATGGAAATGTTTTAATGAAGATTGTGATGTTCGCTCTGACAGAGGGTTCCAAAATTGAACAAGGGACTAACTTGTCAATGTTATCTTATATCATCcttatattatacaataaaactatatttaataataattgaaaggACAAGAATGTCCAACAATTGTTAACATATTTGTTCTAACCCTAgtgttgatttaaataaaaaaaaatcaagtttccactgaaaaacatattgaaaatgtGCAAATTTGAATCTGCATTATATGAAGCGAAGATTTAGTAAGGTCAATTACATAGTTGACAGCAATAATAGTTAATTCAGGTGGTTTTGCACAGTGTTATGTACAAACGTTTGCTCGCAATGACGAAAGTTAGCTGCTAATAGCAAGGTTCTCAACCATCTGAACTTACCTGGTTTTAGACCTGTCATATTACACTTAAAATGTTTGTTATCTGGTAACTAGTTATTGGTGAATTCATTACAGACAAAGGGAACATCCAGTTTTGGTAAGCGCCATAACAAGACGCACACTCTGTGTCGTCGATGTGGGCGTCGTGCCTTTCACATACAGAAGAAGCGATGTGCATCCTGCAGCTATCCCGCAGCTACTATGAGAAGTTGTGAGTTTAGCATTCCATTTTTGATGCCAAGCTTTCGATTGATAGATGATTGAACCAACatgaccagtgattttttttgcccaaaattacagccaatattcggctgcttcccaattgcaaaaaattacgttttttcccaaaaaattgattaaaatttccccaaaaaagacaaaattttcccaataaagccaataagattacaatgtaatttagcaataattttgAACGAGTGCCGATCAAGCTTGTCAAGTCgtcgccgaacgacaactgacttacgtattgtttgcgaatttagccgaatacgattttacgttgctatccacatctctctcaaTATTGCGGATTATAACGACGATAGTCGATTTATCCCGAtcgtaaacgcctgtttttacacacgttcaagatggcggcaagcagacgagaaatatgcgatgagcggcgaaaagataaataacattcaaataaacaacggatatcatatggttattacggaataatttaatgcgtgtgtccattaacgcaaaatacaacgtttgagataaaaacaactaatatttattagaaatcttcacagtgaatgtgcatcacgaaatcagtgttgggaaattggcgTTAGTCTACcggtactcacaaagttaatgcatttaagatgagtatcgttcgaaaatggaaagagacaaacatgatatgatttatatgttagtggatctgtgtataatcagattcatatgcatattctgctttattatgtttgtcacgctttacagtttactgaaatagcattgaacggaAGATGTctagtgcaagatgttgaaaggtaaagaaatgaaataaattattttaactccatttattacatcattgacatagcaagaccactaaagcgtgtttttttcaaatattttttaatgttttcaccatatgatatttaattaaaaaaaaaatactgaattaaattcttactgttaaagaggttatgattaaatggtatatttaagaatctatatagattattgcaagttcaatatgcatgtggaaggatattaactttaCATTgacttcattgtaagaacacattaaattagcactttataatataaaaatgctgtcaaacatactcaaattattttaattctgttcttataatcatatttataatgtctccgaatttcatggtttatcgcgatatttttcccaatttcatggtttatagcgctatttttcccaatttcatggtttatcgcactatttttcccaatttcatggtttatcgcgctaattttcccaatccaaatggcaaaggctgtaacaaaaaaaaaaaaaaaaaatcactgatgacTGTTATTCTGGAGGGTTTTTTAACTGTCAGTTCTCTCAGTCAGGTACTCCCAAACTTCTGTTAATGCAATCTCTGCGTAGAACATGCTGTTCATCAATCGTCGGGTATCTCGTGATAACTGATATTCATGATGAACTTTTGATAGCTTATTTTCTCGTTctatatgctttaaaatattgaaaatggaCTATTATATCATTGGTTGTTTCTCATCactaaaacaaaataaagtaaaatacatCTAATTCATTATGAAAAAATGAGAGTGTTTAGtttaagcagtgtttttttttcagttttgggggaagggggtcgggtcccctgaggggggggggggaaattcaggcgtaaaaggggaaaagggggaaatttctatgcttagctagttacagtacaaaatcaagttttaacactataattcaccatacagagggagaaaaacataattcaaactcttttattcataaacatgttatgttcatgttcaaagttcaacatttctgggcttttcagcgaatttatcaattattctggtgacctcttCACtaagtctctccgtgtgcagacaaagtctgatcagggactccagtgtagcttccccaagcctg
This sequence is a window from Dreissena polymorpha isolate Duluth1 chromosome 16, UMN_Dpol_1.0, whole genome shotgun sequence. Protein-coding genes within it:
- the LOC127861390 gene encoding F-box only protein 4-like isoform X1, which encodes MIVTDPLNKMIAVQSIPNSFNGFEMGLSNINKEEIFTTQPQALSIVEFRHTKIEHATEVSLIDHSSAMYFRLLIKKYKKHMGEEMGSHSVCSGGLQQYLIKQRHCQVQLKEDQEDKSQQQSGFECLPVDVRLHIFSYLTATELCRASTVCRSWYDITEDNLLWARLLAQDIHQWDVIGHNTNPAIYKEVESEWSNKEIYLRCSPGVKKLMHQNNAMFSNVTSMLRYLFPKKTPMFAMFGPGLESHTSGIVRQLIHESDFTKMAMFPGKFDGVGGGITLKSPGGALLHLSVLYSNTEKEREKVYNVRQHKMMRVKEDASGNDKYEMMPAVQDFCETVDGFIYVVDASAECPAVESGLSELLAMVNERWSATHVPVLVLSTTPEQTTPRISCFEVVERLALSKLNRPWQVWNCSIENLSGVEDGLTWLTEQTRRKY
- the LOC127861390 gene encoding F-box only protein 4-like isoform X2, which translates into the protein MGEEMGSHSVCSGGLQQYLIKQRHCQVQLKEDQEDKSQQQSGFECLPVDVRLHIFSYLTATELCRASTVCRSWYDITEDNLLWARLLAQDIHQWDVIGHNTNPAIYKEVESEWSNKEIYLRCSPGVKKLMHQNNAMFSNVTSMLRYLFPKKTPMFAMFGPGLESHTSGIVRQLIHESDFTKMAMFPGKFDGVGGGITLKSPGGALLHLSVLYSNTEKEREKVYNVRQHKMMRVKEDASGNDKYEMMPAVQDFCETVDGFIYVVDASAECPAVESGLSELLAMVNERWSATHVPVLVLSTTPEQTTPRISCFEVVERLALSKLNRPWQVWNCSIENLSGVEDGLTWLTEQTRRKY